A window of the Corynebacterium minutissimum genome harbors these coding sequences:
- a CDS encoding ABC transporter ATP-binding protein: protein MTNPLLEMKDVQISFTTSTGVVEAVRGVNMSIYPGQSVAIVGESGSGKSTTAMSILGLLPGTGKVTGGQILFEGEDITHYNNKQFESLRGDKIGLVPQDPMSNLNPVWRIGTQVEESLKANNVVEGSERHKRVVELLEEAGLPDAERRAKQYPHEFSGGMRQRALIAIGLAARPKLLIADEPTSALDVTVQKTILDHLDHLTEELGNAVLFITHDLGLAAERAEHLIVMHRGRIVESGPSREILRSPQHPYTRRLVDAAPSLASSRIRAAKEAGVEAKELKTGEAAAADGAHGSAGTSAAEPGSAVPLSAQSATSDATAPGAAEPVISVRNLTKEFNIRGQRGEKKHLKAVDDVSFDIRRGTTLALVGESGSGKSTVANMVLGLLEPTSGTIEFEGRDTSTLSKNELFKLRRKMQVVFQNPYGSLDPMYSIYKCIEEPLALHRVGSRKEREARVAELLDMVSMPRSAMRRYPNELSGGQRQRIAIARALALKPEVIVLDEAVSALDVLVQNQIIQLLAELQSELSLSYLFITHDLAVVRQTADDIVVMKKGQAVEQGTADDIFENAQQDYTRNLINSVPGMHLEIGTGH, encoded by the coding sequence ATGACTAACCCACTTCTTGAAATGAAGGACGTCCAGATCTCCTTCACCACATCTACCGGTGTGGTTGAAGCAGTGCGTGGCGTCAACATGTCCATCTACCCGGGCCAGTCCGTGGCCATCGTGGGCGAGTCCGGCTCCGGCAAGTCCACCACGGCGATGTCCATCTTGGGCCTGCTGCCGGGCACCGGTAAGGTCACCGGCGGCCAGATCCTCTTCGAGGGCGAGGACATCACTCACTACAACAACAAGCAATTCGAGTCGCTGCGCGGTGACAAGATTGGCCTGGTCCCGCAGGATCCGATGTCCAACCTCAACCCGGTGTGGCGCATCGGCACGCAGGTCGAGGAATCCCTCAAAGCTAACAACGTCGTGGAGGGCTCCGAGCGCCACAAGCGCGTCGTCGAGCTGCTGGAAGAGGCCGGGCTTCCCGACGCCGAACGCCGCGCCAAGCAGTATCCTCACGAGTTCTCCGGCGGTATGCGCCAGCGCGCGCTCATCGCTATTGGCCTCGCCGCACGCCCGAAGCTGCTCATCGCCGACGAGCCGACGTCCGCACTTGACGTGACGGTGCAGAAGACCATCCTTGACCACTTGGATCACCTCACTGAAGAGCTGGGCAACGCGGTGCTCTTCATTACCCACGACCTGGGCCTGGCGGCGGAGCGCGCTGAGCACCTCATCGTGATGCACCGCGGCCGCATCGTCGAGTCGGGCCCCTCGCGCGAGATTCTGCGCTCCCCGCAGCACCCGTACACGCGCCGGCTTGTCGACGCCGCCCCCTCCCTCGCCTCCTCCCGCATCCGCGCCGCCAAGGAGGCCGGCGTGGAAGCGAAGGAGCTGAAGACCGGCGAGGCCGCTGCTGCCGACGGCGCCCACGGCAGCGCCGGAACCTCTGCGGCGGAGCCTGGTTCCGCTGTGCCGCTTTCCGCGCAGTCAGCGACCTCTGATGCCACAGCGCCAGGCGCTGCGGAGCCGGTAATTTCGGTGCGCAACCTGACCAAGGAGTTCAACATCCGCGGCCAGCGCGGCGAAAAGAAACACCTCAAGGCCGTGGACGATGTCTCCTTCGACATCCGCCGCGGCACCACCTTGGCCTTGGTGGGCGAGTCTGGTTCCGGCAAGTCCACGGTGGCCAACATGGTGCTGGGCTTGCTGGAGCCAACCTCCGGCACCATCGAATTCGAAGGCCGCGATACGTCGACGCTGTCCAAGAACGAGCTGTTCAAGCTCCGCCGCAAGATGCAGGTGGTCTTCCAGAACCCCTATGGCTCGCTGGACCCGATGTACTCGATTTATAAGTGCATCGAGGAACCCCTCGCCCTGCACAGGGTTGGTTCCCGCAAGGAACGCGAGGCCCGAGTGGCCGAGCTTCTCGACATGGTCTCCATGCCGCGCTCGGCTATGCGCCGCTACCCCAACGAGCTGTCCGGCGGTCAGCGCCAGCGCATCGCCATTGCCCGCGCGTTGGCGTTGAAGCCGGAGGTCATCGTCCTCGATGAGGCCGTCTCCGCCTTGGATGTGTTGGTGCAGAACCAGATCATCCAGCTGCTGGCCGAACTTCAGTCCGAGCTCAGCCTCTCCTATCTCTTCATTACCCACGATCTCGCGGTGGTCCGCCAGACTGCCGATGACATCGTAGTTATGAAGAAGGGCCAGGCCGTCGAGCAGGGCACCGCCGACGACATCTTCGAGAACGCCCAGCAGGACTACACCCGCAACCTCATCAATTCGGTTCCGGGTATGCACCTGGAAATCGGTACCGGCCACTAG
- a CDS encoding ABC transporter permease: MPNFEKTTLYPGQEHFVSETDETGLGAVDAVKDESAPSSQWGEAWRYLRRRPLFWVAAVMILVAVLMAVVPGLFTNTDPRLCELSKSLAPAEPGHPFGFNRQGCDIYSRVIYGARASVAVGVLTTLLVVVLGSLIGAVAGYFGGWIDSVLSRITDIFFAIPLVLAAIVVMQMFKEHRTIITVVLVLGLFGWVSIARITRGAVVSIKNEEFVQSARSIGASNWHILFSHILPNAAAPIISYATVALGTYIVAEATLSFLGIGLPPTFVSWGGDISDAQASLRVAPAVLFYPAGALGLTVLSFIMMGDVVRDALDPKARKR; the protein is encoded by the coding sequence ATGCCTAACTTCGAGAAAACTACCCTCTACCCGGGCCAAGAGCACTTCGTCTCCGAAACCGACGAGACGGGCCTCGGCGCAGTCGACGCCGTCAAGGATGAATCCGCGCCTTCCTCCCAGTGGGGCGAAGCTTGGCGCTATCTGCGCCGCCGCCCACTGTTTTGGGTTGCGGCCGTCATGATTCTCGTCGCCGTCCTTATGGCCGTCGTCCCGGGCCTGTTTACCAATACGGACCCGCGCCTGTGCGAGCTGTCCAAGTCCCTCGCCCCGGCTGAGCCTGGCCACCCGTTCGGCTTTAACCGCCAGGGGTGCGATATTTACTCCCGAGTCATTTACGGTGCACGGGCATCGGTAGCCGTGGGTGTCCTCACCACGCTTCTCGTGGTGGTTCTGGGCTCCCTTATTGGTGCCGTCGCTGGCTACTTCGGCGGCTGGATCGACTCCGTGCTCTCCCGCATCACCGATATTTTCTTCGCTATCCCGCTGGTGCTGGCCGCCATCGTGGTCATGCAGATGTTCAAGGAGCACCGCACCATTATCACGGTGGTCTTAGTCCTCGGTCTCTTCGGCTGGGTGTCCATCGCCCGCATTACCCGCGGCGCGGTGGTCTCCATCAAGAACGAGGAGTTCGTCCAGTCCGCGCGCTCCATTGGAGCTTCGAACTGGCACATCCTGTTCAGCCACATCTTGCCGAACGCTGCCGCCCCCATCATTTCCTATGCCACCGTGGCGCTGGGTACCTACATCGTGGCGGAGGCTACCTTGTCCTTCCTGGGCATTGGTCTGCCGCCGACGTTCGTGTCCTGGGGCGGCGACATCTCCGACGCGCAGGCGTCCCTGCGCGTGGCCCCGGCAGTCCTGTTCTACCCGGCGGGCGCGTTGGGCCTGACCGTGTTGAGCTTCATCATGATGGGTGACGTCGTCCGCGATGCACTCGATCCGAAGGCGAGGAAGCGTTAA
- a CDS encoding ABC transporter permease: MLRYIGRRVLQMIPVFFGATLLIYALVFLMPGDPVEALGGDRGLTEAARARIEAEYNLDKPFIIQYLLYIKGIFMLDFGTTFSGVPVTQVMANAFPVTVKLTVMAIIFEAVFGIFFGVVAGMRRGGFFDSTVLVISLLVIAVPSFVIGFVFQYLVGIKWGVLPVTVGANATVKSLLMPAMVLGALSLAYVIRLTRQSVAENLRADYVRTARAKGLSNGAVTRRHVLRNSLIPVATFIGADIGALMTGAIVTEGIFGINGVGGTMYQAILRGEPTTIVSFTTVLVIIYIIANLLVDLLYAVLDPRIRYA, translated from the coding sequence ATGCTGCGCTATATCGGGCGCCGAGTGCTCCAGATGATTCCGGTGTTCTTCGGAGCCACCCTGCTCATCTACGCGCTCGTCTTCTTGATGCCCGGCGACCCTGTCGAAGCCCTCGGCGGTGACCGCGGCCTTACTGAGGCTGCCCGCGCCCGCATCGAGGCCGAATACAACCTCGACAAGCCGTTCATCATCCAATATCTGCTCTATATCAAGGGCATCTTCATGCTGGACTTCGGCACGACCTTCTCCGGCGTGCCCGTGACCCAAGTGATGGCAAACGCCTTCCCGGTCACCGTCAAGCTCACTGTCATGGCCATCATCTTCGAGGCTGTCTTCGGCATCTTCTTCGGCGTTGTCGCCGGCATGCGCCGCGGCGGCTTCTTCGACTCCACCGTACTGGTCATCTCTTTGCTAGTCATCGCCGTGCCCTCCTTCGTCATCGGCTTCGTCTTCCAGTACCTCGTGGGCATCAAGTGGGGTGTTTTGCCGGTGACCGTCGGCGCGAACGCCACCGTGAAGTCACTCCTCATGCCGGCGATGGTGCTCGGCGCGCTGTCCCTGGCCTACGTCATCCGCCTGACCCGCCAGTCCGTGGCGGAGAACCTGCGCGCTGATTACGTGCGCACCGCACGCGCGAAGGGACTCTCCAACGGCGCGGTGACCCGCCGCCACGTGCTGCGCAACTCGCTGATTCCCGTGGCCACCTTCATCGGTGCTGACATTGGTGCGCTCATGACCGGTGCGATTGTGACCGAGGGCATCTTCGGCATCAACGGCGTCGGCGGCACTATGTACCAGGCCATCCTGCGCGGCGAGCCGACCACGATTGTGTCCTTTACGACGGTCCTGGTGATCATCTACATCATCGCCAACCTGCTCGTTGACCTCCTGTACGCCGTACTTGATCCGAGGATCCGCTATGCCTAA
- a CDS encoding peptide ABC transporter substrate-binding protein, producing the protein MTLKKTLAVVSVATLPLTLAACGGDNSGSTAASGSGDGIIVVNGSEPQNPLIPANTNEVGGGRIVDSLYSGLVYYDGDGEAQNELAESIEPNDDNTEFTVKLKESTFSDGSPVTANNFVDAWNYAVANDQLNASFFSNIKGFKEGVEKLEGLKVVDDLTFTIALNSPEQNFPAQLGYSAFYPLHESAYDDMDAYGQNPITNGPYKLSEWNHNQDATVVPNEEYKGGQTPQNDGIKKFVFYASQDAAYSDLLAGNLDVLDAIPDAAFDVYETDLGERAVNQPTAVFQSFTLGENLEHFSGEEGALRRQAISHAINREEITETIFKGTRTPAKDFTSPVLPGYSEGIKGNEVLEYDPEKAKKLWAEADKIKKWDNPSVEIAYNSDGGHKSWVDATTNSIKNALGIEAVGAPYPDFKSLRDEVTNRTIKTAFRTGWQADYPSQGNFLAPLYRTGGSSNDGDYANSDFDKALDEALTAHSDDEANKKYIEAQEVLFKDLPAIPLWYANATGGYSENVDNVVFSWKSQPVYYNITKK; encoded by the coding sequence ATGACGCTCAAGAAGACGCTTGCCGTTGTTTCCGTTGCCACCTTGCCGCTCACACTCGCGGCCTGTGGCGGCGATAATTCCGGCTCCACCGCTGCATCCGGTTCCGGCGACGGAATCATTGTTGTGAACGGCTCCGAGCCGCAGAACCCGCTGATTCCGGCCAACACCAATGAAGTTGGCGGCGGCCGCATCGTTGACTCGCTCTACTCCGGCCTCGTCTACTACGACGGCGACGGCGAAGCACAGAACGAGCTCGCCGAGTCTATCGAGCCGAACGATGACAACACCGAGTTCACCGTCAAGCTCAAGGAGTCCACCTTCTCCGATGGCTCCCCAGTCACCGCGAACAACTTCGTCGATGCGTGGAACTACGCCGTGGCTAACGACCAGCTCAATGCCTCCTTCTTCTCCAACATCAAGGGCTTTAAGGAGGGCGTCGAGAAGCTGGAGGGCCTCAAGGTCGTCGACGACCTCACCTTCACCATCGCCCTGAACAGCCCGGAGCAGAACTTCCCGGCACAGCTGGGCTACTCCGCGTTCTACCCGCTCCATGAGTCTGCGTACGACGACATGGATGCGTACGGCCAGAACCCGATCACCAACGGCCCGTACAAGCTGTCCGAGTGGAACCACAATCAAGACGCCACCGTCGTTCCGAATGAGGAATACAAGGGCGGCCAGACCCCGCAGAACGACGGCATTAAGAAGTTCGTCTTCTACGCCTCCCAGGACGCGGCCTACTCCGACCTACTGGCAGGCAACCTGGATGTCCTCGACGCCATCCCGGACGCCGCCTTCGACGTCTACGAGACTGACCTCGGTGAGCGCGCTGTAAACCAGCCCACCGCCGTGTTCCAGTCCTTCACCCTGGGAGAAAACCTTGAGCACTTCTCCGGCGAGGAAGGCGCCCTGCGCCGCCAGGCCATCTCCCACGCCATCAACCGCGAGGAGATCACCGAGACCATCTTCAAGGGCACCCGCACCCCGGCCAAGGACTTCACCTCCCCGGTTCTGCCGGGCTACTCCGAGGGCATCAAGGGCAATGAGGTCTTGGAATATGACCCGGAGAAGGCCAAGAAGCTCTGGGCAGAAGCAGACAAGATCAAGAAGTGGGACAACCCGAGCGTGGAGATTGCCTACAACTCCGACGGCGGCCACAAGAGCTGGGTAGACGCCACCACCAACTCCATCAAGAACGCCCTCGGCATCGAGGCCGTTGGCGCTCCGTACCCGGACTTCAAGTCCCTGCGCGATGAGGTCACCAACCGCACTATTAAGACCGCTTTCCGCACCGGCTGGCAGGCCGACTACCCGAGCCAAGGCAACTTCCTTGCTCCGCTTTACAGGACCGGCGGCTCCTCCAACGATGGCGACTACGCGAACTCGGACTTTGACAAGGCTCTCGACGAAGCCCTGACCGCCCACTCCGACGACGAGGCCAACAAGAAGTACATCGAGGCCCAGGAGGTCCTGTTCAAGGATCTGCCGGCCATTCCGCTGTGGTACGCCAACGCCACCGGTGGCTACTCCGAGAACGTCGACAACGTCGTCTTCTCCTGGAAGTCCCAGCCGGTGTACTACAACATCACCAAGAAATAA
- a CDS encoding alpha/beta fold hydrolase: MTPLPPSVVELDGPFEHEFLHTRGIRLHAATAGNPENPLVVLLHGSFGGWFDFRDVIAVLADAGFHVAALDMRGFGMSDKPPLEPGQDIRVAVGDVSGAIRALGHDDAFLVGADTGGAVAWALATERPERVRGLVSVSAAHPADLRRAIAARPWDFGWVLLRATLCRLGWLHTPRLLMRESTYRREMDLDALGSFSADAREESLRLRIAASRIGNVRRGILWNHRLRTAVVPLSWLDLTVAAPVLFIHADQLLWRPVARRAAKRCRGSFTATTIPGTKNLPLLENPRGFAQTLIQWMRST; encoded by the coding sequence ATGACGCCCCTGCCCCCGTCCGTGGTGGAGCTCGACGGCCCCTTTGAACACGAATTCCTCCACACGCGCGGCATCCGCCTCCACGCCGCGACTGCTGGCAATCCGGAGAATCCCCTCGTCGTGCTGTTGCACGGGTCCTTCGGCGGATGGTTCGACTTTAGGGATGTTATCGCAGTGCTTGCCGACGCCGGCTTCCACGTCGCCGCCCTCGACATGCGCGGCTTCGGAATGTCGGATAAGCCCCCTCTGGAACCCGGGCAAGATATTCGTGTCGCGGTGGGAGACGTCAGTGGTGCGATCCGGGCGCTAGGCCATGACGATGCTTTCCTCGTTGGTGCTGATACCGGTGGTGCGGTGGCGTGGGCGCTGGCGACGGAGCGCCCCGAACGTGTCCGGGGACTGGTGTCTGTTTCCGCCGCGCACCCGGCTGACCTGCGCCGCGCGATTGCTGCTCGCCCGTGGGATTTTGGGTGGGTACTCCTGCGCGCCACGCTATGCCGATTGGGATGGCTACACACGCCGCGATTGCTGATGCGCGAATCTACCTATCGCCGGGAAATGGATCTCGATGCGCTGGGGTCCTTCAGTGCTGACGCACGCGAGGAATCACTTCGCTTGCGCATTGCCGCTTCCCGGATTGGCAATGTGCGCCGCGGCATTTTGTGGAACCACCGTCTGCGCACGGCCGTCGTGCCGCTGAGTTGGCTCGACCTGACCGTTGCCGCGCCGGTGTTGTTCATCCATGCCGATCAATTGCTGTGGCGACCGGTGGCCCGCCGCGCAGCAAAGCGCTGCCGAGGGAGTTTTACCGCCACGACGATTCCCGGAACGAAGAATCTGCCCCTCCTGGAAAACCCGCGTGGGTTCGCCCAGACCCTCATCCAGTGGATGCGAAGTACGTAA
- a CDS encoding phage holin family protein yields the protein MSNDGLFTDGSNQFAPKVDSIPLSDADTSRRGEASIGQLVSNATEQMSQLVRSEVELAKTELAASAKKGGIGAGMFGVAGTVALYSSFFFFFFLAELLAVWLDRWAAFLIVFLIMVVIAAIVAFIGFKQVKQVKAPEKTIESTKELKKLVPGRAEKSIESGLYT from the coding sequence GTGAGCAACGACGGACTATTCACTGACGGGTCCAACCAGTTCGCCCCGAAGGTAGACAGCATCCCCCTGAGTGATGCCGATACCTCCCGCCGCGGCGAAGCGTCCATCGGCCAGCTGGTCTCTAACGCTACCGAGCAGATGTCCCAGTTGGTGCGCTCCGAGGTGGAGCTGGCTAAGACCGAGCTCGCCGCCTCCGCCAAGAAGGGCGGCATCGGCGCGGGCATGTTCGGCGTCGCCGGCACCGTGGCGCTGTACAGCTCCTTCTTCTTTTTCTTCTTTCTGGCAGAGCTGCTGGCGGTCTGGCTCGACCGCTGGGCTGCGTTCCTGATTGTCTTCCTCATCATGGTGGTCATCGCCGCCATTGTGGCCTTTATCGGCTTCAAGCAGGTTAAGCAGGTTAAGGCACCGGAGAAAACCATTGAGTCCACGAAGGAACTCAAGAAACTGGTGCCCGGCCGAGCTGAGAAGTCCATCGAGAGCGGCCTCTACACCTAA
- a CDS encoding oxidoreductase, with protein MPSSDPLTPLMALSGVEENAAAAVSAIARVHRRPEGLRKFEVISSESLLRGARACAAIDGASLALADVPPTVSAYSLLAPEVQATTVRTFARAPLQVLARIDVASGGPGKPAQEPAVAHALAQLITRGAGVDYDRLLPVVLHAEIAARELFGERSTVVALVAARTAAIHTGFDPRGFAVPETYLNRNRTAYRSALSTYGEAPTELLTLLLHAWTAGAKEADGIARAA; from the coding sequence ATGCCTAGTTCTGACCCGCTGACCCCGCTGATGGCCCTATCCGGGGTAGAGGAGAACGCGGCGGCGGCAGTCAGTGCTATCGCCCGCGTGCACCGCCGGCCCGAGGGGTTGCGCAAGTTTGAGGTGATTTCTTCGGAGTCCCTGCTGCGCGGGGCGCGGGCGTGCGCGGCAATTGATGGAGCCTCGCTGGCGCTTGCCGACGTCCCCCCAACCGTCAGCGCCTACTCCCTCCTTGCCCCCGAGGTTCAGGCCACGACGGTGCGCACCTTCGCGCGGGCTCCGCTGCAGGTCCTAGCCCGAATCGACGTCGCTTCGGGAGGGCCCGGCAAGCCCGCCCAGGAACCTGCGGTGGCGCACGCGCTAGCGCAACTCATCACGCGTGGAGCTGGCGTGGACTATGACCGCTTGTTGCCGGTCGTGCTGCATGCGGAGATTGCCGCCCGCGAACTCTTTGGGGAGCGTAGCACCGTCGTAGCGCTCGTTGCTGCTCGCACCGCAGCAATCCATACCGGCTTCGATCCGCGCGGCTTCGCCGTGCCGGAGACGTACCTCAACCGCAACCGCACCGCGTATCGCTCGGCACTATCCACCTATGGCGAGGCCCCTACTGAGCTGCTCACACTGTTGCTGCACGCCTGGACGGCCGGCGCGAAGGAAGCCGACGGTATCGCCCGCGCGGCTTAA
- a CDS encoding HAD family hydrolase translates to MTEHFSTPSDNARVAAFFDLDKTIIATSSAYAFGREFMHNGLITHTEALQLSLAKASYMLAGHSSEHMDATRDQLAAMVAGWSVQKVHDIAVETMHTVVTPTIYAEARDLIAAHREKGHEVVIISASASVLVKPIAEELGIEHVVATELAEEDGRFTGEILFYCKGAAKAEALERMAQKLGVDKDASYAYSDSATDIPMLKQVGHPVAVNPDRLLKKHAADNGWETRTFKDPVPLFTPPSAREFGIGSAVLAGIAALIVGGVLLARQRNKSRQISDCRA, encoded by the coding sequence ATGACCGAACACTTTTCTACGCCCAGCGACAACGCTCGCGTGGCCGCGTTCTTCGACTTGGACAAGACCATCATCGCCACCTCCTCGGCCTACGCTTTTGGCCGGGAGTTCATGCACAATGGGCTCATTACCCACACTGAGGCATTGCAGTTGTCGCTGGCCAAAGCTAGTTACATGCTTGCCGGGCACAGCAGCGAACACATGGATGCCACCCGAGATCAGCTTGCCGCCATGGTCGCTGGCTGGTCGGTACAAAAGGTCCATGACATCGCGGTGGAGACGATGCACACGGTGGTTACCCCCACTATCTATGCCGAGGCACGTGATCTCATTGCCGCGCATCGCGAAAAGGGCCATGAGGTGGTGATCATTTCGGCGTCGGCAAGCGTGCTGGTCAAGCCCATCGCTGAGGAATTGGGGATTGAACACGTCGTGGCCACAGAACTGGCGGAGGAGGACGGCCGGTTTACCGGGGAGATTCTTTTCTATTGCAAAGGCGCCGCGAAGGCCGAGGCGCTAGAGCGCATGGCACAGAAGCTTGGCGTGGACAAGGACGCTTCCTACGCATACTCGGATTCCGCCACGGATATCCCGATGCTCAAGCAGGTTGGGCACCCGGTGGCAGTCAACCCGGATCGGCTCCTGAAGAAACATGCCGCAGATAATGGCTGGGAGACCCGTACATTTAAAGACCCTGTGCCGCTTTTCACCCCACCGAGTGCCCGCGAATTTGGGATTGGCTCAGCGGTGTTGGCGGGGATTGCGGCACTCATCGTCGGTGGCGTGCTGCTCGCGCGCCAGCGCAACAAGTCACGGCAGATCTCGGACTGTCGAGCCTAA
- a CDS encoding heavy metal translocating P-type ATPase — MTSACGCEHKPAMEVEEAGLPWWKDPELLLPIFSGVALITGLALDWSDLETPATVLFWVSLLLGAYTFAPGAIRNLVTKRKLGIGLLMTISAVGAVILGYVGEAAALAFLYSIAEALEDKAMDRAQGGLRALLKLVPQTATVLRDGIAAEVAAKDLEVGELMLVRPGERIATDGIIRSGRSSLDTSAITGESIPEEVAPGDEVPAGAINSAGVLEVETTAAGTDNSLTTLVDLVEQAQAEKGDRARIADRIAQPLVPGVMILAVLVGVIGSLLGDPETWITRALVVLVAASPCALAISVPLTVVAAIGAASQFGVVIKSGAAFERLGGIRHLAVDKTGTLTRNQPEVTGVVPADGFDRAQVLSFAAAVEQQSTHPLAAAIAAAGPEAPTASDISEEAGHGIGGTVEGRRVLVGSPRWIDAGPLKADVERMESEGQTCVLVTVDDALAGAIGVRDELRPEVPEAVEALHANDVEVSMLTGDNTRTARALAEIAGIDDVRAELRPEDKASIVAEFSSKTPTAMIGDGINDAPALAGATVGIAMGATGSDAAIESADVAFTGHDLRLIPKALQHARRGSRIINQNIVLSLAIIIVLMPLAITGVLGLAAVVLVHEVAEVIVILNGLRAARTKR; from the coding sequence ATGACCTCGGCGTGTGGTTGCGAACACAAACCAGCCATGGAGGTTGAAGAGGCCGGCCTGCCATGGTGGAAGGACCCAGAATTGCTGCTGCCGATATTCTCCGGCGTAGCCCTCATAACAGGACTGGCGCTGGACTGGTCCGACTTGGAGACACCCGCGACAGTACTGTTCTGGGTCAGCCTGCTGCTAGGGGCGTATACGTTCGCGCCCGGCGCGATCCGGAACCTTGTTACGAAGCGCAAGCTCGGCATCGGCTTGCTAATGACAATCAGCGCGGTCGGTGCAGTGATCCTCGGTTACGTCGGAGAGGCCGCGGCGCTGGCGTTCCTGTACTCGATCGCCGAGGCACTGGAAGACAAGGCGATGGACCGGGCCCAAGGCGGACTGCGGGCGCTGTTGAAGCTGGTACCGCAGACCGCGACGGTGCTGCGCGACGGCATAGCGGCCGAGGTCGCAGCGAAGGACCTCGAGGTTGGCGAGCTAATGCTCGTGCGCCCCGGGGAGCGGATCGCCACGGACGGCATCATTCGGTCCGGGCGCTCCAGCCTTGACACCTCAGCGATCACCGGAGAATCCATTCCGGAGGAAGTTGCGCCCGGCGACGAGGTACCCGCGGGAGCGATCAACTCCGCCGGTGTGCTGGAGGTCGAGACGACCGCAGCTGGAACGGACAACTCGCTAACCACACTCGTGGACCTGGTCGAGCAGGCGCAGGCGGAGAAGGGTGACCGCGCCCGGATCGCCGACCGAATTGCCCAACCCCTAGTGCCCGGGGTGATGATCCTGGCGGTGCTGGTCGGCGTGATCGGCTCGCTGCTGGGCGACCCCGAGACGTGGATCACCCGTGCGCTGGTGGTCCTGGTCGCAGCGTCGCCGTGCGCGCTGGCAATCTCCGTGCCGCTGACGGTCGTGGCCGCGATCGGCGCGGCCAGCCAGTTCGGAGTGGTCATCAAGTCCGGCGCGGCGTTCGAGCGACTCGGCGGCATCCGTCACCTGGCAGTGGACAAAACCGGAACCCTTACCCGCAACCAGCCCGAGGTTACCGGAGTGGTCCCGGCAGACGGATTCGATCGGGCGCAGGTGCTTTCCTTCGCGGCGGCGGTTGAGCAGCAATCGACGCACCCCCTCGCCGCGGCGATCGCGGCAGCGGGGCCCGAAGCGCCCACCGCCTCGGACATCAGCGAGGAAGCTGGGCATGGCATCGGCGGCACCGTCGAAGGTCGACGCGTGCTGGTCGGCAGCCCCCGATGGATCGATGCCGGGCCACTGAAAGCGGACGTTGAGCGCATGGAATCCGAGGGCCAGACCTGCGTCCTTGTCACCGTCGATGACGCTCTCGCCGGGGCGATCGGGGTCCGCGACGAGTTGCGCCCCGAGGTGCCCGAAGCCGTGGAGGCCCTGCACGCCAACGACGTGGAAGTAAGCATGCTCACCGGCGACAACACTCGCACCGCCCGGGCGCTGGCTGAAATCGCCGGAATCGACGACGTGCGCGCCGAGCTGCGCCCGGAGGACAAGGCAAGCATCGTCGCCGAATTCTCCTCCAAGACGCCGACGGCGATGATCGGCGACGGCATCAACGACGCGCCGGCACTGGCGGGCGCGACGGTAGGCATAGCGATGGGAGCGACCGGCTCCGACGCCGCGATCGAGTCCGCTGACGTCGCCTTCACCGGCCACGACCTCCGGCTGATCCCGAAGGCATTGCAGCACGCCCGCCGAGGCAGCAGGATCATCAACCAAAACATCGTGCTGTCTCTGGCCATCATCATCGTGTTGATGCCACTGGCGATCACCGGCGTGCTGGGCCTGGCGGCCGTGGTGTTGGTCCACGAGGTTGCCGAGGTCATCGTGATCTTGAACGGTCTGCGCGCCGCACGAACGAAGCGCTGA
- the cmtR gene encoding Cd(II)/Pb(II)-sensing metalloregulatory transcriptional regulator CmtR yields the protein MLTIASRLDVMNRLGQAMADPTRSRILMSLLDGPSYPAVLSRDLDLTRPNVSNHLTCLRDCGIVVAEPEGRKTRYEIADPHLAAALEALVNATLAVDENAPCIDPECSVPGCDAKGADA from the coding sequence ATGCTGACTATTGCTTCACGCCTCGACGTCATGAACCGGCTCGGCCAGGCCATGGCTGATCCGACGCGTTCCCGAATTCTAATGTCCCTACTCGACGGCCCGAGCTACCCGGCTGTGCTCTCGCGCGACCTGGATCTGACCCGCCCGAACGTCTCGAACCACCTGACCTGCTTGCGCGACTGTGGCATCGTCGTCGCCGAGCCAGAAGGCCGTAAGACCCGCTACGAAATTGCCGATCCGCACCTCGCGGCGGCACTCGAAGCGCTGGTCAACGCGACGCTAGCTGTCGACGAAAACGCCCCGTGCATTGACCCTGAGTGCTCGGTGCCCGGCTGCGACGCGAAGGGAGCGGACGCATGA